One Cucurbita pepo subsp. pepo cultivar mu-cu-16 chromosome LG09, ASM280686v2, whole genome shotgun sequence DNA window includes the following coding sequences:
- the LOC111802688 gene encoding alpha-glucan water dikinase, chloroplastic, with product MSNSINQNILHQSLLRHTVLDNQYKLNPSGTYKNTLFQAAIPNQVPAQHWKSPMSTKFLGSSLNVQKPRMATGTSRRRCPVNPHAVLTTDPASELAGKFKLDENIELQVDVSVPTGSTRRVNILVTNISGSLLLHWGAIGDIKDKWVLPSRCPEGTQAYKNRALRTPFQKSGPNSTLTIEVDDPAIEAIEFLLLDEARNKWYKNNDKNFHVALRVKEKSISDVSVPEELVQIQAYLRWERRGKQMYTPQQEQEEYEAARAELLQELARGATIQDLRARLTKKNDGSETVEISTPKEKTIPDELVQVQAFIRWEKAGKPNYSAEEQHREFEKAREDLLSELTKGATIDEIRKKLSKGEIKTEVAKQFQNKKYFTVDKIHRKKRDLVQLVSRYAPQPIEETYIDKPKALTEVEQFAKLKEEQDGGDVINKIIYKLGDKDLLVLVTKNASKTKVYLTTDLQEPVTLHWGLSRTNAGEWLTPPPDVLPLGSVPLSQAAETQFIFNADDSSLKVQYLEILIEEDGFVGMPFVLQSSGNWIKNKGSSDFYVAFAVQPKKVRKVTEGGKGTAKSLLDNIAELESEAEKSFMHRFNIAADLMGQAKDAGELGLAGILVWMRFMATRQLIWNKNYNVKPREISKAQDRLTDLLESIYASHPQYRELLRMIMSTVGRGGEGDVGQRIRDEILVIQRNNDCKGGMMEEWHQKLHNNTSPDDVVICQALIDYINSNFDIGVYWKTLNENGITKERLLSYDRAIHSEPHFRADQKDGLLRDLGNYMRTLKAVHSGADLESAVQNCLGYRSEGQGFMVGVQINPISGLPSGFTDLLQFVLENIEIKNVEPLLEGLLEARQELHPLLLKPRDRLRDLLFLDIALDSAVRTAVERGYEELNTAGPEKIMYFITLVLENLALSSDDNEDLIYCLKGWDLALNLTRSKKEHWALYAKSVLDRTRLALANKAEAYHRILQPSAEYLGSLLGVEEWAVDIFTEEIIRSGSASSLSALLNRLDPVLRTTANLGSWQIISPVEAVGYVVVVDELLTVQNKSYEKPTILVANRVKGEEEIPDGTVAVLTPDMPDVLSHVSVRARNGKVCFATCFDSSILSDLQVKEGKLLRIKPTSADIVYSEVNENEVPDASSIHENDGVPSTVTLVRKHFVGKYAIVSEEFTSEMVGAKSRNISYLKGKVPSWVGIPTSVALPFGVFEEVLSEGSNKAVAEKIHDLKIKLGEGEFSALKEIRETVLQLAAPPQLVLELKSKMKSSGMPWPGDEGEERWAQAWMAIKKVWASKWNERAYFSTRKVKLDHEYLCMAVLVQEIINADYAFVIHTTNPSSGDSSEIYAEVVKGLGETLVGAYPGRALSFICKKNDLNTPKVLGYPSKPIGLFIRRSIIFRSDSNGEDLEGYAGAGLYDSVPMDEEEKVVLDYTTDSLIMDDNFRQSILSSIARAGNAIEELYGSPQDIEGVIRDGKVYVVQTRPQM from the exons ATGAGTAATTCCATCAATCAGAATATACTCCATCAGAGTTTGCTTCGTCATACAGTTTTAGATAACCAATATAAATTGAATCCTTCCGGCACCTATAAGAATACTTTATTTCAAGCGGCAATACCCAATCAAGTCCCAGCACAGCATTGGAAATCTCCTATGTCCACGAAGTTCTTAGGGAGCAGTCTAAACGTTCAAAAACCAAGGATGGCCACTGGAACAAGTCGCCGCAGATGTCCTGTTAATCCTCATGCGGTATTAACCACGGATCCTGCTTCCGAG ctTGCTGGGAAATTCAAACTGGATGAGAATATTGAACTGCAG GTTGATGTGAGTGTCCCTACAGGATCCACTAGACGTGTAAATATTCTGGTCACAAACATTAGTGGCTCCCTTCTGCTTCATTGGGGTGCAATAGGTGATATAAAAGA CAAATGGGTGCTTCCATCCCGTTGCCCAGAGGGGACTCAAGCATATAAGAACAGAGCTCTTAGAACGCCTTTTCAGAAA TCTGGTCCCAATTCTACCCTAACAATTGAGGTTGACGACCCTGCAATAGAAGCGATAGAGTTTCTTTTACTCGATGAAGCTCGTAATAAGTG GTATAAGAACAATGACAAAAACTTTCATGTTGCGTTACGGGTGAAAGAGAAGTCTATTTCTGATGTTTCAGTTCCTGAAGAACTTGTACAAATTCAAGCATATTTGAGATGGGAAAGAAGGGGCAAACAGATGTATACTCCACAACAGGAGCAG GAGGAGTATGAAGCAGCTCGTGCGGAGTTATTGCAAGAATTAGCCAGGGGTGCTACCATACAAGATCTCAGAGCTAGACTgaccaaaaaaaatgatggCAGTGAAACAGTGGAGATATCCACTCCCAAAGAAAAGACAATTCCTGATGAACTTGTTCAAGTTCAAGCTTTTATACGTTGGGAGAAAGCAGGGAAACCCAACTACTCTGCTGAGGAGCAACAT AGGGAATTTGAAAAAGCAAGGGAAGATTTGCTGTCAGAGCTAACTAAAGGTGCAACTATTGATGAGATTCGGAAGAAACTTTCCAAAGGAGAGATCAAAACTGAAGTAGCAAAGCAGTTTCAGAATAAAAAGTACTTTACAGTAGATAAAATTCATCGCAAGAAGAGGGATTTGGTGCAACTTGTAAGTAGATATGCTCCTCAACCTATAGAAGAAACATACATAGATAAGCCAAAAGCCTTGACGGAAGTTGAGCAATTTGCGAAGTTAAAGGAGGAGCAGGATGGTGGAGATGTTATAAACAAAATCATCTACAAGCTTGGTGACAAGGATCTTCTG GTACTTGTAACAAAAAATGCTAGCAAGACGAAGGTTTATCTGACTACAGATTTACAGGAGCCAGTTACTCTTCACTGGGGTTTGTCTAGAACAAATGCTGGCGAGTGGCTG ACACCACCTCCTGATGTACTTCCATTGGGTTCAGTTCCATTGAGCCAGGCAGCTGAAACACAATTTATATTCAACGCTGATGATTCCAGTCTAAAG GTCCAATATCTAGAAATCTTGATTGAAGAGGATGGTTTTGTGGGAATGCCATTTGTTCTTCAGTCCTCTGGAAATTGGATCAAGAACAAAGGTTCGTCAGATTTTTATGTTGCCTTTGCTGTCCAACCAAAGAAAGTGCGAAAG GTTACTGAGGGTGGCAAAGGTACTGCAAAGTCATTGTTGGATAATATAGCGGAACTGGAGAGTGAGGCAGAAAAATCCTTCATGCATCG ATTTAACATTGCAGCTGACTTGATGGGTCAAGCTAAAGATGCTGGTGAATTGGGCCTTGCAGGGATCTTGGTGTGGATGAGGTTTATGGCAACAAGGCAGCTTATatggaataaaaattataatgtgaAACCACG TGAAATCAGTAAAGCACAAGACAGACTCACAGATTTGTTAGAGAGTATTTATGCAAGCCATCCACAATATAGGGAGCTTTTACGGATGATTATGTCTACTGTTGGGCGAGGTGGTGAAGGAGATGTTGGGCAGAGAATTCGGGATGAAATTTTAGTCATTCAG AGAAACAATGATTGCAAAGGAGGAATGATGGAAGAATGGCATCAGAAATTGCATAATAATACTAGCCCTGATGATGTAGTTATCTGTCAG GCATTAATCGATTACATTAATAGTAACTTTGATATTGGCGTTTACTGGAAAACTTTGAATGAGAATGGAATCACAAAAGAACGACTTCTAAGCTATGATCGTGCAATCCATTCTGAGCCACATTTTAGGGCAGATCAGAAGGATGGTCTTTTGCGTGATCTAGGAAACTACATGAGAACGCTGAAG GCAGTTCATTCAGGTGCAGATCTAGAATCTGCAGTTCAAAACTGCTTGGGCTATAGATCTGAG GGTCAAGGATTCATGGTTGGGGTGCAGATAAATCCTATTTCTGGTTTACCATCTGGATTTACG GATTTGCTgcaatttgttttagaaaatattgaaatcaAGAATGTTGAACCACTTCTTGAG GGCTTGCTTGAAGCTCGTCAAGAGCTACATCCTTTGCTTCTCAAACCTCGTGACCGTCTAAGGGATCTCTTATTTTTGGATATTGCCCTTGATTCTGCTGTTAGGACTGCTGTTGAGAGGGGTTACGAGGAGCTAAATACTGCAGGACCGGAG AAAATTATGTACTTCATCACTCTCGTTCTGGAGAATCTTGCCCTATCATCAGATGATAATGAGGATCTCATCTACTGCTTGAAG ggATGGGATCTTGCATTGAACCTCACAAGAAGTAAGAAGGAACATTGGGCATTATATGCAAAGTCTGTTCTTGATAGAACCCGCCTTGCACTTGCAAACAAGGCAGAAGCATACCATCGCATCCTGCAGCCATCTGCTGAGTACTTGGGATCACTGCTTGGAGTTGAGGAATGGGCT GTTGACATATTTACCGAAGAAATCATCCGTTCTGGATCAGCTTCCTCTTTATCCGCACTTCTAAATAGACTTGATCCTGTTTTGCGGACAACTGCTAACCTGGGGAG CTGGCAGATTATTAGCCCGGTTGAAGCTGTTGGTTATGTAGTTGTTGTGGATGAGTTGCTTACCGTTCAGAATAAATCATATGAGAAGCCAACAATTCTAGTCGCTAACCGAGTAAAAGGTGAGGAAGAAATTCCAGATGGTACCGTTGCTGTGTTGACGCCTGACATGCCAGATGTTCTATCTCATGTTTCTGTTCGAGCAAGAAACGGGAAG GTTTGCTTTGCAACATGCTTTGATTCAAGTATTCTTTCCGACCTTCAAGTTAAAGAAGGGAAGTTATTGCGTATAAAGCCGACATCTGCTGATATTGTATATAG CGAGGTAAATGAGAATGAGGTACCAGATGCAAGTTCCATCCACGAAAATGATGGTGTTCCGTCAACTGTAACTCTCGTCAGAAAGCACTTTGTTGGCAAATATGCCATTGTATCTGAAGAGTTCACGAGTGAAATG GTGGGAGCAAAATCACGTAATATTTCTtacctgaaaggaaaagtgCCATCGTGGGTTGGGATCCCCACCTCAGTTGCCCTTCCATTTGGAGTTTTTGAAGAAGTTTTGTCTGAAGGATCAAATAAG GCGGTGGCTGAAAAGATTCATGATTTGAAGATTAAGTTAGGAGAAGGGGAGTTCAGTGCTCTAAAGGAGATTCGCGAGACAGTCCTACAGTTGGCAGCACCCCCTCAATTG GTGCTAGAGTTAAAATCTAAGATGAAAAGTTCGGGAATGCCCTGGCCTGGTGATGAAGGTGAGGAGCGATGGGCGCAAGCATGGATGGCTATAAAGAAG GTCTGGGCTTCAAAGTGGAATGAGAGAGCTTACTTCAGCACGAGAAAAGTGAAATTAGATCACGAATATCTCTGCATGGCTGTCCTTGTTCAGGAAATCATTAATGCTGACTATGCATTTGTTATCCATACAACCAATCCATCTTCTGGAGACTCGTCTGAAATATACGCAGAg GTTGTGAAGGGACTTGGAGAAACTCTAGTAGGAGCATATCCAGGACGTGCTTTGAGCTTTATATGCAAGAAAAATGACTTAAATACTCCCAAG GTGCTGGGTTACCCAAGCAAGCCCATTGGCCTGTTCATTAGACGATCCATTATTTTTCGATCGGATTCCAATGGCGAAGACCTGGAAGGATATGCTGGGGCCGGTCTCTACGACAG CGTACCGATGGACGAAGAAGAGAAGGTTGTGCTAGATTACACGACGGATTCGCTCATTATGGACGACAACTTTAGACAGTCGATTCTGTCTAGCATTGCTCGTGCAGGAAATGCAATTGAGGAGCTTTACGGATCTCCTCAAGACATTGAAGGTGTGATTAGAGATGGGAAAGTATATGTCGTCCAAACAAGACCCCAGATGTAA
- the LOC111802689 gene encoding heme-binding protein 2-like, giving the protein MNGKILMNFALTICFFCCCSSGRVIESPHYNVIHVEAEFEIRQYKQVSWISALVQGTASFEKSTQQGFHRLYQYIHGANSNSSHFLITSPVTTTIMASTRGPERLVRYYLPSMYTENPPLPNSELNVQFEKWRSNCLAVRRFSGFAKDDNINKEVEALKSSLNKYLPKSSAISEYTVAQYNSSRHLSGRLNEVWLDVSAVTSEGCQRR; this is encoded by the exons ATGAACGGTAAGATATTGATGAACTTTGCTCTAACAATATGcttcttttgttgttgtagCTCGGGCAGAGTGATTGAATCTCCACATTATAATGTGATTCATGTGGAGGCAGAATTTGAGATTAGACAGTATAAACAGGTCTCATGGATATCAGCTCTTGTCCAAGGAACAGCCTCCTTTGAGAAGTCCACCCAGCAAGGCTTCCACAG ATTGTATCAATACATTCATGGTGCTAATAGCAACTCTTCTCACTTTCTTATCACTTCTCCTGTCACGACAACCATTATGGCATCGACGCGTGGCCCCGAGCGCTTGGTTAGGTATTATCTTCCTTCTATGTATACCGAAAACCCGCCGCTGCCCAATTCTGAACTCAATGTTCAGTTTGAGAAGTGGAGAAGCAATTGCTTAGCAGTTAGGAGGTTTTCTGGGTTTGCCAAAGATGATAACATCAATAAAGAAGTTGAAGCTCTAAAGAGCAGCTTGAACAAGTACCTACCTAAGAGTTCAGCCATTTCAGAATACACCGTTGCTCAGTATAATTCGTCACGTCACCTGTCGGGTCGTTTGAACGAAGTCTGGCTCGACGTTTCGGCTGTTACATCAGAGGGCTGTCAACGCCGGTAA
- the LOC111802047 gene encoding uncharacterized protein LOC111802047 — MDSKTFHRPLLLVLVFSLLVVSSFCLPDKKIYPNNHTAAFRSENQLTKLKLIQADLNRINKFPVKTIQSPDGDFIDCVETHRQLAFDHPLLKGKKPLDPPERPYNQSHSGEVETEVFQLWSMSGEFCPEGTVPIRRTTEEDMLRASSVQRFGRKASGDSPSKGHEYAVGFVGGGQYYGAQARMTVWKPRVNYPFEFSLSQIWLVSGTLPHDLNSIEAGWQVYPKMYGDNNPRFFTYWTSDAYQATGCYNLVCPGFVQINRRIALGATIAPTSSYNGTQFDISLLVWKDPKHGDWWLEYGSGVVIGYWPALLFTHLRSHATKTQFGGEVVNKRSWGFHTATEMGSGHFAGEGFRKAAYFRNMKVVNLDNRLIPLSDLKVWADKPNCYNIQPRNDRVWGNYFYYGGPGRNVKCP, encoded by the exons ATGGATTCTAAAACTTTCCACCGtcctcttcttcttgttcttgttttttctcttcttgtcGTTTCATCGTTTTGTCTTCCCGACAAAAAAATCTATCCCAATAACCATACGGCGGCGTTTCGGTCGGAGAATCAGTTGACGAAATTGAAGCTTATTCAAGCTGATCTTAACCGAATCAACAAGTTCCCTGTCAAAACCATTCAG AGTCCAGATGGTGACTTTATAGATTGTGTTGAAACTCATCGGCAGCTAGCTTTTGATCATCCATTGCTCAAAGGAAAGAAGCCATTG GATCCGCCGGAGAGACCGTATAACCAGAGCCATTCCGGTGAGGTGGAGACGGAAGTGTTCCAATTATGGAGCATGTCCGGAGAATTCTGCCCAGAGGGGACAGTTCCGATCAGAAGAACGACAGAAGAGGATATGTTGAGAGCGAGTTCGGTTCagagatttggaagaaaagCCAGCGGAGACTCTCCCAGCAAAGGCCATGAG TATGCAGTGGGGTTTGTAGGTGGAGGACAGTACTACGGAGCCCAGGCAAGAATGACGGTATGGAAGCCGCGAGTCAACTACCCATTCGAGTTCAGCCTCTCACAGATATGGCTCGTCTCCGGCACATTGCCACATGATCTCAACAGCATTGAAGCTGGGTGGCAG GTTTACCCGAAGATGTATGGAGACAACAATCCAAGATTCTTCACTTATTGGACA TCCGACGCATACCAAGCAACAGGCTGCTACAATTTAGTCTGTCCAGGCTTCGTTCAAATCAACCGTAGAATCGCCCTTGGAGCTACAATTGCTCCAACTTCCTCCTACAACGGCACCCAATTCGATATCAGCTTACTGGTTTGGAAG GATCCGAAGCACGGGGATTGGTGGTTGGAATACGGGTCGGGTGTGGTGATCGGGTACTGGCCGGCGTTGTTGTTCACTCACCTTCGAAGCCACGCAACGAAGACACAGTTTGGCGGAGAGGTGGTGAATAAGAGGTCGTGGGGATTTCACACGGCGACGGAAATGGGGAGTGGGCATTTCGCCGGCGAGGGGTTCCGAAAAGCTGCTTATTTTCGTAATATGAAGGTTGTGAATTTGGATAATAGGTTGATTCCATTGTCGGATTTGAAGGTTTGGGCAGATAAGCCAAATTGCTATAATATTCAACCTCGAAATGATAGAGTTTGGGGAAATTACTTTTACTATGGAGGGCCGGGAAGAAATGTGAAGTGcccttaa